The nucleotide window ACTACTACTAACCTCtccgtgctgtgctgcgcgcgcgtccACACACATAGGCACACACAGCGTCTCAGCCGACGACGTAAAAACGGGTAAAGAGCTTGCCGCTTTGCCATGTATCTATTTTGACGGGGATtacggtggtggtgttggtggtggtcacGATGCTTTCTATCGAGGTACGAaaggcaaggtacctacgCTGCCTCCCCCCTGTTCCCCCCTCTAAACCCGAATGCTACAGTGGAGTGGGAGCAcctaggtacgaagtagtactGCTAAAATTTGCGGGCGCGCCATCCACGGGACGAGACCGTCCGCACCTCAAGATCCACCCGTCCAGCACCTGCCCTGGCTAAAATAATTGCATACTAAAACGTGCGCTGATGAACGAAGGTGGTGGGTGCCGTGGGCCGGCGGGTGTCCGGTGACGATCATGGTGACTTTTGTTCcttcctttctctctctctcttcttctgTCTCTGCTGTCGCTCTCTCGGCTTTTCCCCTGtcacgcccccctccctccctgtcTGGGAATCCCTGGCAGCCACAacccacgcccacgcccacgcccacgcccactCCATCTCTAGCAcaccacccccctcccctcccctcttccccccACTCATCAGcacctccccctcctccactccacCTCATCGtgtcctccaccacctcacccGTGCTGTACTGACTAGCCTAGCCCATCGTCGATACCATGCAAGTACCTGGCTTGCCCCGGCACCGGGGCCCAGATCAGAGAGGCACATATATCATCACCGCCTCCCGGTCTGCTCCCGCCTTCGGTCCCGTGGCTGCGGCTCCCACTCCTTCTGACCATCCACGGCGGTCCTTTTTGCCTGACCGAGGGGCAAGAACCGGCAGAGGCAGCCAGCCTTTTATTGTCTTGACTCGCCCACTTACACGGGAAGAAGCCGAGGAGCACCACCTGGACTctgcccgtcgccgggtGGTTTGTCCGCTTTGCAAAACCGTCTGCCGGCTTCAGAACTGTGCGTcttcatcccccccccccattcTCAGCCCCCTATCCCCGCTTGCGGGATGAAAGCCTTGAGACATCCACCATGCTTGATCACTCATGAACGCTTGCTCATACTCCTTTACCAATGTAGCTTCCTTCATCTACGAAGCATGTATAGAGCGTAGGTCTCGACGACTGCTTCCGAGTCCGATGACTCTGTCTCCCTGGCCGGTCCTATTTTGATCTGGTGCCGGACGTCGATCGCTATTCTTCATTCGCCATTCTTCCTTCTCTTTCTTCGTTCCGACACTTGATCCTTTGGAGCAACCTCTCTTTCTTCGTTTGTATCCTCAGACAAACGCCCGAGCCTGTCATTACGACGTTGTCTCCGCCCGCATGGCCTTACGATCGATCTTACCTGGAAACGCAACGGCAGAACGCAAGTCGAGCAAGCATCTCCACTAGATCGACATCAGCGTCACGCAGGAGGACCAtggacggcgacaacggccgCGGGCCGCAGGTTTCGCGGCGGACCCTCACCATCatcctcgccaccaccatcccgtcggtcgtcctcatcgtcgccatcgcaaCAGTTTTGTGCTGCAAAGCCCGTgcccgccgggcccggcTCTTTGATCGCGGCATCACACCCATCGGAGACGAGGAAATCGAGTCGTGGAAGCGGAACCGCATGGCTCGGGCCAGTGCCGCACAGCAAGAGAAGGTGCACGCGCCagtcacgccgccgcagcgccacgACTCCAAGTACAAGGGCCAGGCGGGCAGCCACAACAACCACCGTGCGACGGCGTCAGCGGGCTCCGTGCAGAAGCCGGCTGCCGTCATCATCTACCAGACCCCTCGCTCGAGCGAAGACgtgccggcctcgtcgtctccccctTGCGGCAAGCGGAGCTTCGACgtcgccccggccgccgtcttggcccGCGCCCCGAACTCGCGGCCGGGACTGACGGATGAGACGGTGCAAGGCGAAGACGCCTTTGTCGTGACGCAGATTAAGCGG belongs to Purpureocillium takamizusanense chromosome 1, complete sequence and includes:
- a CDS encoding uncharacterized protein (EggNog:ENOG503P8ZI~TransMembrane:1 (o16-39i)): MDGDNGRGPQVSRRTLTIILATTIPSVVLIVAIATVLCCKARARRARLFDRGITPIGDEEIESWKRNRMARASAAQQEKVHAPVTPPQRHDSKYKGQAGSHNNHRATASAGSVQKPAAVIIYQTPRSSEDVPASSSPPCGKRSFDVAPAAVLARAPNSRPGLTDETVQGEDAFVVTQIKRHPSRLAKAPPALSGPLSPRHGRSKSTRATMTGTTGAQDLWYAQQPELPQPPRRSADMPFPPSPSYRSQAVTYSSRSTPQRSSFDDEHHLGGLSPRPLIHQSEIGRAIG